The Paenibacillus sp. FSL R7-0204 genome includes a region encoding these proteins:
- a CDS encoding carbohydrate ABC transporter permease, with protein sequence MIPTYLVVTKVGLYNSIWALVLPSLVNVFYLILIMNFFKALPKELEEAVFMDGANHWQAFSKLFLPLSLPVLATVGLFTVVHDWNEWLAGSIYMKADNLPLSSFLKTIIAVPMVNGNNAADIAKLNSRSISSAQILVGALPILLIYPVLQKFFTKGLVIGAVKE encoded by the coding sequence ATGATCCCCACTTACCTGGTTGTGACCAAGGTGGGGCTCTACAATTCCATTTGGGCGCTTGTGCTTCCAAGCTTGGTGAATGTCTTTTATTTAATCCTGATTATGAACTTCTTCAAGGCATTACCGAAGGAGCTGGAAGAAGCGGTCTTCATGGATGGTGCCAATCATTGGCAGGCTTTTTCGAAATTGTTCTTGCCGCTCTCGCTTCCGGTACTTGCGACGGTTGGATTGTTCACGGTTGTTCATGACTGGAATGAATGGCTTGCCGGTTCGATCTATATGAAGGCGGATAATCTTCCGCTTAGCTCGTTCCTGAAGACGATTATCGCCGTTCCGATGGTGAACGGGAATAATGCTGCAGACATTGCCAAATTAAACAGCCGTTCGATCAGTTCTGCACAAATTCTGGTTGGAGCGCTGCCCATCCTGCTCATTTATCCGGTGCTGCAGAAGTTCTTTACGAAGGGCTTGGTGATTGGGGCGGTCAAGGAGTAA
- a CDS encoding ABC transporter permease — MKKVHRNDSWHLYLMLLPAVVLTAIFVYAPMGGLVMAFQDYKPYLGMTGSKWVGLDQFKFLFEYPDSVQVIWNTLRISVLKLIFGLISTLTFALLINEVRVKFVRSAVQTLVFLPHFLSWVVLGGIFIELLNPDYGLVNRLLQALGMQPIFFLGNNNWFLFTLVSSEVWKEFGYGSIIFIAALAGINPALYEAAQLDGAGKWRQMRSITLPSLLPTICVVFTLSLGQVLNAGFDQVFNLYNSLVYGKGDIIDTFVYRIGLIGGNFSFGTAIGLFKSVVGLFLIIGGYRLAYKVAGYKIF; from the coding sequence CTGAAAAAAGTGCACAGAAATGACAGCTGGCATCTCTATTTGATGCTGCTTCCTGCTGTTGTGCTAACCGCTATATTTGTTTATGCACCCATGGGAGGCCTTGTCATGGCGTTCCAGGACTACAAACCTTATCTGGGCATGACAGGCTCCAAATGGGTTGGACTCGATCAATTTAAGTTCCTGTTCGAGTATCCGGACAGTGTTCAGGTGATCTGGAATACACTTCGGATCTCAGTGCTCAAGCTGATCTTCGGATTGATCTCAACGTTAACCTTCGCCTTGCTTATCAATGAGGTGCGCGTAAAATTTGTACGCAGTGCGGTTCAAACTCTGGTATTTCTTCCCCACTTCCTGTCGTGGGTCGTGCTTGGAGGTATCTTCATTGAATTGTTGAACCCGGATTACGGGCTGGTCAACCGGCTGCTTCAGGCATTAGGTATGCAACCGATCTTCTTCCTTGGTAATAATAACTGGTTTTTGTTTACTCTGGTATCGAGTGAGGTATGGAAGGAATTCGGGTATGGATCGATTATCTTCATTGCGGCTTTGGCAGGGATTAACCCGGCCCTTTACGAAGCAGCGCAGCTGGACGGGGCAGGGAAGTGGCGGCAAATGCGGAGTATTACGCTTCCGTCACTTCTGCCCACGATTTGTGTAGTCTTTACGCTGTCGCTGGGCCAGGTGCTCAATGCCGGATTCGATCAGGTATTTAACCTGTATAACTCTCTGGTGTATGGAAAAGGAGATATTATCGACACGTTCGTTTACCGAATCGGTTTGATTGGCGGCAACTTCAGCTTTGGTACGGCAATTGGGTTGTTCAAGTCTGTTGTCGGCCTGTTCTTGATCATCGGAGGCTATAGGCTGGCCTATAAAGTGGCAGGCTACAAAATATTCTAA
- a CDS encoding sensor histidine kinase translates to MFKQYRTFYTMLSLILLSTVIVMVMYTVTINTSLTTVKEDIKTNNLNRMRFLIQNLDHNVGQLSMVATALETDSKVGLLPSVDLMDKYDQIKLIQDLTDKMKLQSFSEGWNNQISIYSSLLHQWIGSPSSDSSPPQATPDNQWTLETPSGQFVAYRIHPSYSIRVTFPRDNLLAMLSRSDSSNNNSFFYRKGDPVILSGYSGEDQVNELLPQLLPLLNNRMEGSEIITVGGIGYMVNFLQSDKLGWYLVDYLPLDEALRPIERTRNYFYAACAMLFMGGVVTALFLYRKVQIPILELLKGVRLLKHGDFSHRIVRRSHNEFDYLYINFNEMAAQIEDLIEKVYKEKIMSREALVKQLQAQINPHFLYNCLFFIDNMTRLGNDEAVTAMTQNLAQYFRYTTRLDKPTTTLEKELGVVGNYLNILCLRMERLNYEIRVPDSMKLLSVPKLLVQPLVENSVIHGIEKKQGEGLIRITGIEDTGHYQLIVEDDGIGMSGESIQQLMTRIKQPPGEEMGCALWNIGQRMQIYFDAPSRMEIEPSTLGGLCVILHWPKRKD, encoded by the coding sequence ATGTTCAAGCAGTACCGGACATTCTATACGATGCTTTCGCTCATCCTGCTATCCACAGTCATTGTGATGGTTATGTACACAGTCACCATTAATACCAGTCTTACCACCGTGAAAGAGGATATCAAAACTAACAATTTGAACAGGATGCGTTTTCTAATACAGAACCTGGATCATAACGTAGGACAACTCTCCATGGTAGCTACCGCGCTGGAGACGGATTCCAAGGTCGGCCTGCTGCCCTCCGTCGATCTAATGGACAAATATGATCAAATTAAATTGATTCAGGATCTGACGGACAAAATGAAGCTGCAAAGCTTCTCTGAAGGATGGAACAATCAGATTTCCATCTATTCTTCCCTGCTGCATCAATGGATCGGCTCCCCATCCTCCGACAGCAGCCCTCCGCAGGCTACGCCGGATAATCAATGGACATTGGAGACACCATCCGGGCAGTTCGTTGCTTATAGGATTCATCCGTCGTACTCCATTCGGGTCACTTTCCCCCGGGACAATCTTCTTGCTATGCTGAGCAGGTCCGATAGCAGCAATAATAATTCGTTCTTCTACCGCAAGGGTGACCCCGTTATTCTAAGCGGCTACTCGGGCGAAGACCAAGTGAACGAGCTCTTGCCGCAGCTGCTGCCTCTCCTGAACAATCGAATGGAAGGCTCTGAAATCATAACGGTAGGCGGGATCGGATATATGGTCAATTTCCTGCAATCCGACAAGCTGGGGTGGTACTTGGTAGATTATCTGCCATTGGACGAAGCACTGCGGCCTATTGAGAGAACCCGGAATTACTTCTACGCCGCTTGCGCTATGCTCTTTATGGGCGGCGTGGTAACAGCACTGTTCCTGTACAGGAAGGTACAAATTCCGATTCTCGAGCTGCTTAAGGGCGTGAGACTGCTGAAGCACGGAGATTTTTCGCACCGGATTGTAAGACGCAGCCACAACGAATTCGATTATCTCTATATTAACTTTAACGAGATGGCCGCGCAGATCGAGGACTTGATCGAGAAGGTATATAAGGAGAAAATCATGTCGCGGGAAGCCTTGGTTAAACAGCTGCAAGCGCAAATCAATCCGCATTTTCTGTATAATTGTTTGTTCTTCATCGACAATATGACGCGCCTCGGCAATGACGAGGCTGTCACCGCGATGACGCAGAATCTCGCTCAATATTTCAGGTACACCACCCGGCTGGACAAGCCGACGACGACACTGGAGAAGGAATTGGGAGTCGTCGGGAACTACTTAAACATTCTGTGTCTGCGCATGGAACGTTTGAATTACGAAATCAGGGTGCCCGATTCGATGAAGCTGCTGTCCGTACCGAAGCTGCTGGTGCAGCCTCTGGTGGAGAACAGTGTCATTCACGGGATTGAGAAGAAGCAAGGCGAGGGGCTGATCCGGATTACCGGAATCGAAGACACCGGCCATTACCAGCTCATCGTTGAGGACGACGGCATTGGAATGTCGGGCGAAAGCATCCAACAATTGATGACACGTATCAAGCAGCCACCCGGGGAGGAAATGGGCTGCGCGTTGTGGAATATCGGGCAGCGCATGCAGATTTATTTCGATGCGCCCTCCCGCATGGAGATCGAACCCAGCACTTTAGGCGGCTTATGTGTTATTCTGCATTGGCCCAAGAGGAAAGATTAG